Proteins encoded within one genomic window of Aspergillus nidulans FGSC A4 chromosome VII:
- a CDS encoding lipid-binding SYLF domain-containing protein (transcript_id=CADANIAT00008922), producing the protein MAPSFWERTKGTSKKGFDKAWHALDKLGDPVNRLSNRVGAEAFWPMTIDRESDKAARILRSFCKDGFYAEAESDRQSSENSINKETGKIDKPKGKQRVLKKIPTKVIQQAKGLAIFTTMRTGLWLSGSGGSGVLLARIPETGEWSPPSGIMLHTAGIGFLAGIDIYDCVVVINTYEALEAFKKVRCTLGGEVSASAGPVGMGGVLESEVHKRQAPIWTYMKSRGLYAGVQVDGTIIIERTDENERFYGERISVTDILAGKARHPPASIEPLLQTIKSAQGDRDVKEELIPPPGETPGDVDLDHSVPFGVPDPEDPDPFGVKALEAEGLFIREAGSKARPSHDAFEFRPNPGSPVYASFRRSMESSRRNSWRTSVQSYASADKGTQTLDEPLTAPTSISRASSRSNRDFSEPKTSLTDNEEARWDTVIPEHHETSPPGQAEGMLDKFINDEDLEVHEVSSARISKRDSSTSSNVPLSVEVPTAPVEVKRQSPTFTRARLVTIPKRQPPSLPPRNPQRASTASTATPVSPNPYASSDDNRSVTSVSTHASTSGPATSTDNTKKGSSADASPIDATSESNKASSLRDDDFHSVSSVKSTDPGAGKRP; encoded by the coding sequence ATGGCTCCCTCGTTCTGGGAGAGAACAAAAGGGACATCAAAAAAGGGCTTTGATAAAGCATGGCACGCGTTGGAcaagctgggagatcccGTTAACCGGTTGTCGAACCGTGTCGGTGCCGAAGCTTTCTGGCCCATGACTATTGACAGAGAAAGCGACAAGGCCGCGCGAATCCTGCGCAGCTTCTGCAAAGATGGTTTCTATGCCGAGGCAGAGTCTGATCGACAGAGTTCTGAGAACAGTATCAACAAGGAAACGGGCAAGATTGATAAACCTAAAGGCAAGCAACGGGTGCTGAAGAAAATCCCTACGAAGGTCATCCAGCAGGCCAAGGGCCTAGCAATCTTCACAACAATGCGCACCGGTCTCTGGCTGAGTGGCTCTGGTGGCAGCGGTGTTCTCTTAGCCCGGATCCCGGAAACAGGCGAATGGAGTCCCCCATCCGGTATTATGCTGCACACTGCGGGTATAGGGTTTCTCGCTGGTATCGATATTTACGACTGTGTGGTCGTGATAAACACGTACGAAGCTCTAGAGGCTTTTAAAAAAGTTCGTTGTACGTTGGGCGGAGAAGTCAGTGCTTCAGCGGGCCCAGTTGGAATGGGAGGCGTGCTCGAGTCGGAAGTCCACAAGAGACAGGCTCCCATTTGGACCTACATGAAGAGTCGAGGGCTGTATGCTGGTGTTCAGGTGGACGGCACAATAATCATTGAGCGTACAGATGAGAACGAGCGATTCTATGGGGAACGCATTTCCGTGACTGATATCCTGGCCGGTAAAGCCAGACACCCACCTGCGTCGATCGAACCTCTCCTTCAGACAATAAAGTCAGCGCAAGGCGACCGGGACGTGAAGGAGGAGCTAATCCCACCTCCAGGCGAGACGCCAGGTGATGTCGATCTCGATCACTCTGTGCCGTTTGGTGTCCCAGATCCTGAGGACCCCGATCCATTCGGGGTCAAGGCTTTGGAGGCAGAAGGTCTGTTCATTCGCGAAGCCGGCTCGAAAGCCCGGCcaagtcatgacgcctttgAATTCAGGCCGAACCCAGGAAGCCCCGTCTACGCATCCTTCCGGCGAAGTATGGAGAGTTCGCGGCGTAACAGCTGGCGAACCAGTGTTCAAAGTTATGCAAGTGCTGATAAGGGCACACAGACGTTGGACGAACCCTTGACTGCCCCGACGTCCATCAGCCGTGCGTCGTCACGGAGTAACCGTGACTTTTCTGAACCCAAGACGTCTCTGACTGATAATGAGGAGGCTCGCTGGGATACGGTGATCCCTGAGCATCATGAAACCAGTCCCCCCGGGCAGGCCGAAGGTATGCTGGACAAGTTCATCAACGATGAGGACCTCGAGGTACACGAGGTTAGTAGTGCCAGGATCTCGAAGCGCGATAGTTCTACCAGCTCCAATGTGCCCCTATCTGTGGAGGTTCCGACAGCGCCTGTGGAGGTTAAACGCCAGTCGCCAACTTTCACCCGTGCTCGCCTCGTAACTATTCCTAAAAGACAGCCTCCGTCTCTTCCACCACGGAACCCTCAACGAGCGTCGACTGCGTCGACAGCTACCCCGGTTTCTCCCAACCCATATGCATCATCCGACGACAACCGTTCCGTGACCTCTGTTTCTACCCATGCCTCTACGAGCGGACCCGCCACTTCCACTGACAACACGAAGAAAGGCTCGAGTGCGGACGCGTCGCCTATCGACGCGACCTCGGAGTCAAACAAAGCATCGTCGCTCAGAGACGACGATTTCCACTCTGTATCCAGTGTCAAGTCAACAGATCCCGGTGCCGGAAAACGGCCTTAA